The genomic window GGCGTTTCGGATAGCGAAAATCCGGGTTCGGTAACCATACTGGATAGCGATGATTTGAGTAAAAGCATAGCTACTTTTAAAGTAGGGCAAAATCCCACGCGGCTTGCCTACAGTAGGGGTAAAAAAGTATATGTAGCCAACACCGGGGGAGGAGCCTATCCCGATTCTACGGTGATGGTGATAGATATCGATTTAAAACAAGTGAGTGATACCATTGTGTTAGAACAACAGGATGGTGTATCCAGCCCAAAAAAACTCACCAGACCTGTTGATATGGTGATTGATGCTTATCAGAACGTATGGGTGCTCTGTGCAGGCCAAAACAACCAGAGTGCAGGATTGGCGCGTATAAGTTACGGAACCCATGAAGTAAAAGTGTTTAAATTCGGGAGTGAAGTGGGATATGTGGGTAAAGGGAAAGGCGGATTAGCGGTATCACCGGGAGGAATAAGGGTTTATTATGTGAATGACGGCATGTATGCGATGGGCATTAACGACGTTCAGTTACCTGAAGATAAGTTTTTAGCTGAAGATTATAAAGATTTGGTTTTTAATGCCATAGGTGTTAGTCCGTCTACCGGCAAATTCTTTTGTGCGATGGATGCCAGCACCGGAGCCAAGGGGGAGGTATATATTTTTGACAGGTATGGTATCGAATTAGAAAAAACGATTGAGGTTGGCGAAAAGCCGCGCCAGATTGTTTTTGTGCGATAAGTCCTCACATCTTCCGCCGCGGCCCCGCAAGGGGAGGAGCAAAAAAACCACGGCGTGCCCATAGTGTTGGCGGAATGTGTAGTATTAGAAAAAAGGGTAGCCTTGCGTTGTATAGCAAAACCTGAATGCCTGGTATGAGCCCTTGGCCAAACGCATGCGCTGAGTCCGTGTTGCCCACTTGGCTTGGGATTGGCGAAAACATGAAGGAACTGAGGTAAAAACGTTTTTTTCGATGTTATACAGTTATGGATGAAGTAGCATATTCACAATAAATGGAGCACAATATCAGCCGCTACCGATGCTATTTCTGATTATAGGCCTATTTAACATTTCTACAGATTGTCTTACGCAAGCGGGTCGGGGAGTTGCCTATTGTAAAATCTGATATTATTCGAAAGAAACAAACCCTAATTTACAAGGAAGGAGTTTGGCTAAGTCCTTTGTTTTAGGCTATGGCCGCCGCATAAAGCTATAGCGTAATACTATAATTTTATTTTGCTTGGTCTAATTATCATCAATCCTTCGATCGATCTGACATCGGGTCGGAGGCTTTTTTTCTTTTCTTTCCACTTTTTTTCTTTCCAAAGAAGAATCTTTTTATGGAAGATTTTAAAATACCAAGCAAGGGTTTGGATAATTCATTTAAAAGCACGGTTACAAGCCGTATAGGATTCAGAAACTCCTGCAGTTCCATTTTTTTGATCTCCAGTTTTTTTTCTGACAACCGGATTTGGTATAAAAGACGCATCTTTTCTTCTCTGAAATCGTTGAAAGAATTGATATTTGAATAATTATTATTGCTCATATTTGGTGTAGTTAGGGAAAAATAAATGAATAAATGATTTTATGATAGGTCTGTTAATCAATATGCCTCTCAGTAAGTAAAATAAAATACCCACCAGCAAATAAAAACCGGCCACAACAATAAAACCTGTAACCATGTTATTGGTATAGCTACCAATAGCATAGGCAGCGGCCATGGATAAAAATAACAGCACAAAAAATGCGATGTAAAATAGCAATAGTCGCACGGCAAGACCGGCGGTTAATTTGCTTAAATCTTCGGCTACGTGCAGTTTGGTGAGATCTATCTTATTTTGCACATACGACTCTATTTCTTGTTTGATATCCGCAATCTCATCTGAAATTTTCTCTTTTCTACTCATAATATTTACTATAAAAATACCCGAATCAATTTCTATTGAATGTAAGAAAATTGATTCGGGCTTCCAAAAAAAGTGTCAATAACTAAATAACTAAAAACGTTTGTTCGTTGCCTGTGCAAAATACTATCCGCCATAATTTCCGGAAATGGAACCATCAATAAAAACTATTTTGCTGCTTTTGTTGGCTCAAGCGAGCGCTTGTACTCTTCGAGCAATTTTTCAATTTTACCTTCAATTGTACTTATCTTGGCTTTAAGTTCGTCCTTAAGTTCGCCACCCTTTGCTTTCATTTTTTCCTGGGTTTCTTTCATTTCTTTTTCAAGCTCATTTAGTTTTTCTTTGAGCTGCTTGCGGGTCTCCTGACCTGATTGGGGAGCAAATAATAATGCGCTGGCCGCACCCAACATTGCACCTACTATCATACCTCCTAATAATAAACCACTATCTTTCATAATTTATAATTTTAAATTGGTTAATAATTAATGTTCACGATGAAAGTAGCATTAATTACGATAAAAGTCAAATTATAGATAAAGCTTTTGATATATTGTTTTGTTTAAATGCATGGGTAAACTAATTTTGGGGTTCGATTAAAGTTTGCGGTGTATCGTTGTGCGATTGGCATAATGCAAAACAAATGAGGAAAGGAATATTTATGGAGAACCAGGTTGTACTTGATAGTTCTGAGCGTAACGAAATAATAGTTAACTACCGAAACTTACTGAGAGCCAGTAAAAATGTGTTGAGTGACGAGGATGTGGCGCATGTGCGCACAGCGGTTGAAATGGCACTGAGCAGAAAAAAAGAGATCAGAAGGCCATCGGGAAAAATATCGGCCATTCATGCATTGCAGGTGGCGAATATAGTGGCATCCGAAATCGGTTTGGGACGTACCTCAATTATCTGTGCCTTGTTGTATGATGTGGTGCAGCATCAGGATGTGGAAAAGAATGAGATGGCACAGCTTTTTGGTACCAGCGTAGAGGGTATTGTAACAGGCCTGATGAAAGTAAAGGAGCTGTACAGCAAAGATACTTCTATCGAAACCGAAAATTTTAGGAAGCTGTTGCTCACCTTTGCCCAGGATGTAAGGGTGATTCTGATTATTCTGGCCGACCGCTTGCAGACACTGCGTAGTTTAAATCTTTACCAACCGGGCGATCAACAAAAAATAGCTGCCGAGGTGGGGTATCTTTATGCCCCTTTGGCGCACCGCTTGGGTTTATATGCCATAAAAAGCGAGATGGAAGATGGTGTGATGAAGTACACCAACCGAACGATGTATAATTCCATTGCCAAAAAGCTTAATGAAACCAAAAAAGCCCGCGATAAATTTATAAATGACTTTATAGCGCCTATAAAAAAAGAATTGGAGGCAGCCGAACTAAAATTTGATATTAAAGGTCGTACCAAAACCATTCATTCAATCTATAACAAGATGATTAATCAAAATACACCTTTTGAAAAGGTGTACGATTTGTTTGCCATCCGTGTTATATTAGACAGTAAACCCAAAGATGAAAAAGCGGATTGCTGGAAGGTGTATTCTATTGTTACGGATAAATACCAGCCCAATCCATCGCGTCTGCGCGATTGGCTGTCCATACCCAAATCAAATGGATATGAATCCCTACACACCACGGTGTTGGGTCCCGAAAAAAAGTGGGTAGAAGTACAAATACGCACCCAAAGAATGAATGAGGTGGCCGAAAAAGGACTGGCAGCACACTGGAAATATAAAGGTGGAGAAGGGGAGAAGGGAATGGACGACTGGCTGGCTAACATACGCGAGGTACTCGAAAATCCCGAACGGAATGCAGTTGATTTTATCGACGACTTTAAACTGAATTTGTATGACCAGGAGGTGTTTGTGTTTACCCCGATAGGCGATTTACGTCGGTTGCCTAAAGGTGCTACGGTACTGGATTTTGCTTTTGATATACATTCAGGTGTAGGTAAACGATGTGTTGGTGCCAAGGTGAACGGCAAGCATGCTTCCATAAAGCAAGTGCTTAAAAATGGCGATCAGATTGAGGTGGTAACCTCAAAAACTCAGGAGCCCAGAATAGAGTGGTTAAACGTGGTGGCTACCTCACGAGCC from Saccharicrinis carchari includes these protein-coding regions:
- a CDS encoding phage holin family protein, with product MSRKEKISDEIADIKQEIESYVQNKIDLTKLHVAEDLSKLTAGLAVRLLLFYIAFFVLLFLSMAAAYAIGSYTNNMVTGFIVVAGFYLLVGILFYLLRGILINRPIIKSFIHLFFPNYTKYEQ
- a CDS encoding RelA/SpoT family protein; the encoded protein is MRKGIFMENQVVLDSSERNEIIVNYRNLLRASKNVLSDEDVAHVRTAVEMALSRKKEIRRPSGKISAIHALQVANIVASEIGLGRTSIICALLYDVVQHQDVEKNEMAQLFGTSVEGIVTGLMKVKELYSKDTSIETENFRKLLLTFAQDVRVILIILADRLQTLRSLNLYQPGDQQKIAAEVGYLYAPLAHRLGLYAIKSEMEDGVMKYTNRTMYNSIAKKLNETKKARDKFINDFIAPIKKELEAAELKFDIKGRTKTIHSIYNKMINQNTPFEKVYDLFAIRVILDSKPKDEKADCWKVYSIVTDKYQPNPSRLRDWLSIPKSNGYESLHTTVLGPEKKWVEVQIRTQRMNEVAEKGLAAHWKYKGGEGEKGMDDWLANIREVLENPERNAVDFIDDFKLNLYDQEVFVFTPIGDLRRLPKGATVLDFAFDIHSGVGKRCVGAKVNGKHASIKQVLKNGDQIEVVTSKTQEPRIEWLNVVATSRARSKVKQALKEIHYKEAEFGRETLSRRLKNWKIELNDQLIHQLVKHYKSKTINDFFREIALGNIAVTSVKDFVNSQKDEENEKEKQDQATHQKSATNFVANVDDQSDSDDVLMIDHNLKNVDYVLSKCCNPIFGDEIFGFVSVSGGIKIHRQNCPNAPEMKSKFGYRIVNAKWTSGATASFQATLKITGADDIGIVSNISQLITKELKIKMRSISIDSDEGSFEGRVTVFVNDTDMLGRLIKKVKNVKGVYSVSRIDSTE
- a CDS encoding YtxH domain-containing protein is translated as MKDSGLLLGGMIVGAMLGAASALLFAPQSGQETRKQLKEKLNELEKEMKETQEKMKAKGGELKDELKAKISTIEGKIEKLLEEYKRSLEPTKAAK
- a CDS encoding YncE family protein; this encodes MKRIFQITLVLVIASVLVSCNKEYEDIITDTGLRGTFVRNEAGSISYYNDVDETVTADFYKSVNGADLGAPFSALSIFGNKGYALKGALNDQKVETLDATTFKKIGEQGNFSHLTDLTTVSDTFVVVAQGVSDSENPGSVTILDSDDLSKSIATFKVGQNPTRLAYSRGKKVYVANTGGGAYPDSTVMVIDIDLKQVSDTIVLEQQDGVSSPKKLTRPVDMVIDAYQNVWVLCAGQNNQSAGLARISYGTHEVKVFKFGSEVGYVGKGKGGLAVSPGGIRVYYVNDGMYAMGINDVQLPEDKFLAEDYKDLVFNAIGVSPSTGKFFCAMDASTGAKGEVYIFDRYGIELEKTIEVGEKPRQIVFVR